A DNA window from Halomicrobium mukohataei DSM 12286 contains the following coding sequences:
- a CDS encoding AI-2E family transporter has protein sequence MVEFEFDVDWPRTAWVALGFVLAAALVFVAYRFVGTFVFGLFVYYATRRLYRRVRRRIEQPSVAAGVSLVGMVLPALLLLAYTLGIALQQLSRFADEIDGAGSGSQIEDLLAMADPYLNLTVLSDPTALLDNLGGVGTITTTLESALGYLGVVGTGLLHLFVMLALAFYLLRDDRRFAGWAGHLTAERTVFEEFVAAVDESFDKVFYGNILNAMITGLVGGIVYTLLNQIAPASVAIPYAALVGVLAGGASLIPIVGMKLVYVPMAAYLAVLAGTSGEGWWFVVAFAAVSFVVVDVIPDLLVRPYVSGGELHTGALMFAYILGPLIWGWYGIFLGPIVLVLVTHFARIVLPELVTDEPIRAREVDPAALTGDTDGADAVGGERDGDEGTPSGA, from the coding sequence ATGGTCGAGTTCGAGTTCGATGTCGACTGGCCACGAACTGCGTGGGTCGCCCTGGGGTTCGTGCTCGCCGCCGCCCTCGTCTTCGTCGCCTATCGCTTCGTCGGGACCTTCGTCTTCGGACTGTTCGTCTACTACGCGACCCGGCGGCTCTACCGCCGGGTCCGGCGACGGATCGAACAGCCGTCGGTCGCCGCGGGCGTCTCGCTGGTCGGGATGGTGCTTCCGGCGCTCCTGTTGCTGGCCTACACGCTCGGGATCGCCCTCCAGCAACTGAGTCGCTTCGCCGACGAGATCGACGGTGCCGGGTCCGGGAGCCAGATCGAGGACCTGCTGGCGATGGCCGATCCGTACCTGAACCTGACGGTGTTGAGCGATCCGACGGCGCTGCTGGACAACCTCGGCGGCGTCGGGACGATCACGACGACGCTCGAATCGGCGCTTGGCTACCTCGGAGTCGTCGGCACGGGACTCTTACACCTGTTCGTGATGCTCGCGCTCGCGTTCTACCTGCTCCGGGACGACCGCCGGTTCGCGGGCTGGGCCGGCCACCTGACGGCAGAGCGCACCGTCTTCGAGGAGTTCGTCGCTGCCGTCGACGAGAGCTTCGACAAGGTGTTCTACGGGAACATCCTGAACGCGATGATCACGGGGCTGGTCGGTGGCATCGTGTACACGCTGCTCAACCAGATCGCGCCCGCGTCGGTCGCCATTCCGTACGCGGCACTGGTCGGCGTGCTCGCCGGTGGGGCGAGCCTGATCCCCATCGTCGGCATGAAACTGGTCTACGTTCCGATGGCGGCCTATCTCGCCGTCCTGGCGGGGACCAGCGGCGAAGGGTGGTGGTTCGTCGTCGCCTTCGCCGCGGTCAGTTTCGTCGTCGTCGACGTGATTCCGGACCTCCTCGTGCGGCCCTACGTCTCGGGCGGGGAACTCCACACCGGTGCGCTGATGTTCGCCTACATCCTCGGGCCGCTCATCTGGGGATGGTACGGCATCTTCCTCGGTCCGATCGTGCTGGTGTTGGTCACGCACTTCGCACGGATCGTCCTGCCGGAGCTGGTGACCGACGAACCGATTCGCGCCAGAGAAGTCGATCCGGCCGCGTTGACCGGCGACACCGACGGCGCGGACGCCGTCGGCGGCGAGAGAGACGGCGACGAGGGCACACCAAGCGGGGCCTGA
- a CDS encoding PadR family transcriptional regulator: MYDLTGFQRDLLYVIAGKEEPHGLAIKEELEDYYEKEIHHGRLYPNLDTLVDKGLVEKGQRDRRTNYYSLTRRGRREIEARRDWEDEYVDVT, encoded by the coding sequence ATGTACGACCTGACAGGATTCCAGCGAGACCTCCTGTACGTCATCGCCGGGAAAGAGGAGCCACACGGACTGGCGATCAAGGAGGAGCTCGAAGATTACTACGAGAAGGAGATTCACCACGGGAGGCTGTATCCGAATCTCGATACGCTCGTCGACAAGGGATTGGTGGAGAAAGGCCAGCGCGACCGCAGGACGAACTACTACAGTCTCACGCGGCGCGGCCGACGAGAGATCGAGGCACGCCGAGACTGGGAAGACGAGTACGTGGACGTAACGTAG
- a CDS encoding DUF7117 family protein → MKVRGHRECKACGSRWSYYETASVECPDCGSLRSVGVDDRTRHTNAPVEYDLTPVRGSIDEQPLEEIATDAAERSSEYVRRRGFVDGGSLLALDETFVAATELRHVASEIARTLQPTDAQELYFVTLLRGADEGERPEPRAVPSGLRPSYGLAMTAAVEAYQRDLRAHLDDEPDPQARSLSGRIRDHRKRIEALDGDVDPKDADRLVHAARDLGRYLAEGDESALVTADNWLNGLDG, encoded by the coding sequence ATGAAGGTTCGAGGCCACCGCGAGTGCAAGGCGTGTGGCAGCCGCTGGTCGTACTACGAGACGGCCAGCGTCGAGTGTCCCGACTGCGGGAGTCTCCGGAGCGTCGGCGTCGACGACCGTACGCGTCACACGAACGCCCCCGTCGAGTACGACCTGACGCCGGTGCGCGGGTCGATCGACGAGCAACCGCTCGAAGAGATCGCCACGGACGCCGCCGAGCGGTCGTCGGAGTACGTCCGTCGGCGCGGCTTCGTCGACGGCGGATCGCTGCTCGCCCTCGACGAGACCTTCGTGGCCGCGACCGAACTCCGCCACGTCGCCAGCGAGATCGCACGCACGCTCCAGCCGACCGACGCCCAGGAGCTGTACTTCGTCACGCTACTCAGGGGTGCCGACGAGGGCGAGCGGCCGGAGCCCCGAGCGGTGCCGTCGGGACTGCGTCCGTCCTACGGCCTGGCGATGACGGCCGCCGTCGAGGCCTACCAGCGTGATCTCCGCGCGCACCTCGACGACGAGCCCGACCCGCAGGCCCGGTCGCTGTCCGGTCGAATCCGAGACCACCGCAAACGGATCGAGGCCCTCGACGGCGACGTGGACCCGAAAGACGCCGACCGACTCGTCCACGCCGCGCGGGACCTCGGTCGATACCTCGCGGAGGGTGACGAGAGCGCGCTCGTGACGGCCGACAACTGGCTCAACGGTCTCGACGGGTAG